In Tachysurus fulvidraco isolate hzauxx_2018 chromosome 11, HZAU_PFXX_2.0, whole genome shotgun sequence, one DNA window encodes the following:
- the cadm2b gene encoding cell adhesion molecule 2b isoform X7, whose product MTCRVDYNDNTSLQWSNPAQQTLFFGDKKALRDNRIELVRASWKELTISITEVTLSDEGQYTCSLFTMPIKTSKAFLTVLGVPEKPEITGFTKPAVEGEDVTLTCTTSGSKPAADIRWFRNDKEVQGVKEVNATGRSFTVKSTIQLQVDQKDDGAAYTCSVEHIALNSTPHHVTEVLEVYYAPQVEIVPSLIVPQEGQYFKLECTSKGNPLPDRVLWTKDGGVLPDVERMIVEGRELIITSLNKTDNGTYRCEARNHLGTNSDEYVLFVYAKNLPGTSDPNALTQHGPDHALIGGVVAVVVFITLCFIIVLGRYLARHKGTYLTNEAKGAEDAPDADTAIINAEGNYAHAEEKKEYYQGAARNVVHLKSENLGFANNYALRQEYVRCIM is encoded by the exons CACTGAGGGACAACCGAATTGAGCTGGTTCGAGCTTCGTGGAAGGAGCTGACCATCAGCATCACTGAAGTGACTCTTTCTGATGAGGGACAATACACGTGTTCGCTCTTCACCATGCCCATCAAGACCTCCAAGGCCTTCCTCACTGTTCTAG GAGTGCCAGAGAAACCAGAAATCACTGGCTTCACAAAGCCTGCTGTGGAAGGAGAGGATGTCACGCTCACATGCACAACATCTGGAAGCAAACCAGCCGCTGACATCCGATGGTTCAGAAATGATAAAGAGGTGCAAG gTGTGAAGGAGGTGAATGCCACAGGCAGGTCTTTCACAGTGAAGAGCACTATACAACTCCAAGTGGACCAGAAAGATGATGGAGCTGCATACACCTGCAGCGTGGAGCACATTGCCCTGAACTCAACTCCTCACCATGTCACAGAGGTGCTGGAGGTCTACT ATGCACCTCAGGTAGAGATTGTTCCATCTTTAATCGTGCCACAGGAAGGACAGTACTTCAAACTGGAGTGTACATCTAAAGGCAACCCCTT ACCTGACCGAGTGTTATGGACAAAAGATGGCGGGGTGCTTCCTGATGTCGAGCGAATGATAGTGGAAGGCAGAGAACTAATCATCACAAGCCTCAATAAAACAGACAATGGCACATACCGGTGTGAGGCAAGGAACCATCTTGGGACCAACAGTGATGAATatgttctgtttgtgtatg CCAAAAACTTACCAGGTACTTCAG ACCCAAATGCGTTGACTCAACATGGTCCTGATCACGCACTGATTGGAGGAGTGGTGGCTGTGGTGGTCTTCATCACGCTGTGCTTCATCATCGTCTTGGGCCGCTATCTGGCCAGGCATAAAG GGACATACTTAACCAATGAGGCCAAAGGAGCGGAGGACGCCCCTGACGCAGACACGGCCATCATCAATGCGGAGGGGAACTACGCACAtgcagaggaaaagaaaga ATATTACCAGGGAGCGGCAAGAAATGTGGTTCATCTCAAGTCGGAAAACCTTGGCTTTGCCAATAATTACGCTTTAAGGCAAGAATATGTGCGCTGCATAATGTGa
- the LOC113643187 gene encoding transcription regulator protein BACH1-like — MSVDGSRTSVFTFQSAVHSMHVLRCLDEQRQKDILCDVTVEVESRSFRAHCSVLACCSSYFYTRLLNHTGWNSVITLPEEVTVEGFVPLLQFAYTAKLHFTKENIREIHRCAELLGFHNLDKACFEFLIPKFSDGSEMSQEAKRKSKNSSESRNYNEESPAANRACNSTDEQCTNTEGDGVALESGAQTEQNVPPSDIVCSNESPSVTSDKNILDLPSVSFQSATDHQAELCLQNCGPQLVPSSSIPSAEVCPFLSLPCSSESDNVHPVTAGCDGGILNGLTMDDVQGEVLNMPNVAEGQIEQPVTDLEPTSECSQLCPLSSKETSEVLDSIASVSNLESIGSINTETFDSPEQIFPNSGHSDSSTERSTVEREVAEHLAKGFWPDMSSTLTEPPEHMEQAAAGNGPDFHWLKHLDLGAAPDDCPFLRDLNSKEDPPSLSNSPSRETSRESPFVSPINSGDNSECEHEDDSVVSSEPSCEVDLPFPVEQISSMSRRAFLQILKEQRLTPEQLEFVQDVRRRSKNRMAAQRSRKRKLDFISKLDGEIKKLRLQKEKLLQEHNQLKQSMEEIQQSLSGLCESVCAKSSMLPEQLHILARYLSPDSPSSVLLTPTASPNLPCLEAWGSEPTQPEVSSEPGQANGTANNNNNNNSNNNNNNVHLGTFPKPNDDPQT; from the exons ATGTCTGTGGATGGCTCCCGGACGTCAGTGTTTACCTTCCAGTCAGCTGTGCACAGTATGCATGTCCTCCGCTGCCTGGatgagcagagacagaaagacatctTGTGTGATGTGACGGTGGAAGTTGAGAGCAGGAGCTTTCGAGCCCACTGCTCAGTACTGGCTTGCTGCAGCTCCTATTTTTACACCAGACTTCTAAACCACACGGGATGGAACTCGGTCATCACTCTGCCCGAGGAA GTCACAGTAGAGGGCTTTGTGCCTTtgctgcagtttgcctacactGCAAAACTTCACTTCACCAAAGAAAATATCCGGGAAATTCACAGATGTGCTGAGCTATTGGGATTTCACAATCTCGACAAAGCGTGCTTCGAGTTCCTCATTCCCAAGTTCTCTGATGGCAGCGAAATGTCTCAGGAAGCCAAGAGGAAGAGCAAAAACAGCAGTGAGAGCAGAAACTACAATGAAGAGTCACCAGCTGCTAACAGAGCCTGCAACAGTACAGACGAACAATGCACTAACACCGAAGGAGATGGGGTAGCTCTGGAGTCTGGAGCACAGACAGAGCAGAATGTACCACCTAGCGATATAGTGTGTTCTAATGAAAGTCCTTCTGTCACTTCTGATAAGAATATTTTAGATTTACCTTCAGTCTCATTCCAGTCTGCTACTGACCACCAAGCAGAACTGTGTTTACAAAACTGTGGGCCACAGCTGGTGCCATCTTCATCCATACCTTCCGCTGAAGTGTGTCCCTTTCTTTCATTGCCATGTAGCAGTGAGAGTGACAATGTGCATCCTGTCACAGCTGGCTGCGATGGTGGCATTTTGAATGGACTGACAATGGATGATGTTCAAGGTGAAGTTTTAAACATGCCAAATGTTGCTGAAGGCCAAATTGAGCAGCCTGTAACAGATTTAGAGCCAACGTCGGAGTGCAGCCAGTTGTGTCCCCTGTCCTCCAAGGAAACAAGTGAAGTCTTGGACAGCATAGCGTCAGTGAGCAACTTGGAAAGCATCGGGAGCATCAACACAGAGACTTTTGACTCCCCTGAGCAAATATTCCCTAACTCAGGACACAGTGATAGCTCCACAGAGAGAAGCACAGTAGAAAGGGAGGTGGCTGAGCATCTGGCGAAAGGGTTCTGGCCAGACATGAGTTCCACTTTGACAGAGCCTCCAGAGCACATGGAGCAGGCAGCTGCTGGAAATGGCCCTGATTTCCACTGGCTCAAACACCTGGATTTAGGTGCCGCACCCGATGACTGCCCATTCCTGAGAGACCTCAACTCCAAGGAGGATCCACCTTCATTGTCGAACAGTCCATCCAGAGAAACAAGCAGAGAGAGTCCATTTGTGTCTCCTATAAACTCTGGTGACAATTCTGAATGCGAGCACGAGGACGACTCTGTGGTTAGCAGCGAGCCATCGTGTGAG gTGGACTTGCCGTTCCCTGTTGAGCAGATCTCGAGCATGAGCAGGCGAGCTTTCCTGCAGATTCTTAAGGAGCAACGGCTCACACCCGAACAGCTGGAATTTGTGCAAGACGTCCGGCGGCGAAGCAAAAACCGCATGGCTGCACAGCGTAGCCGGAAGAGAAAGCTAGACTTCATCTCTAAGCTTGATGGAGAAATCAAGAAATTG AGGCTTCAGAAGGAGAAGTTGCTGCAAGAACATAACCAGCTGAAGCAGAGTATGGAGGAGATACAGCAGTCTCTCTCaggtctgtgtgagagtgtgtgcgctaAATCCTCTATGCTGCCAGAGCAGCTGCATATCTTAGCCAGGTATCTGTCTCCAGACTCGCCCAGCTCGGTGCTCCTCACACCTACTGCCTCCCCAAACCTGCCCTGCCTCGAGGCCTGGGGCAGTGAGCCAACTCAGCCTGAAGTGAGCAGCGAGCCAGGTCAAGCTAATGGaacagctaataataataacaataataatagtaataataacaataataatgttcaTTTGGGCACTTTTCCGAAGCCCAATGATGATCCGCAAACATAG